The Panthera uncia isolate 11264 chromosome C1 unlocalized genomic scaffold, Puncia_PCG_1.0 HiC_scaffold_3, whole genome shotgun sequence genome includes a region encoding these proteins:
- the TMBIM1 gene encoding protein lifeguard 3, with translation MSSPSAPPPYEDRNPLYPGPPPQGGYGQPSVLPGGYPAYPAYPQPGYGHPAGYPQPMPPIHPMPMNYGPGQGYDAEERAVSESFGPGEWDDRKVRHTFIRKVYSIISIQLLITVAIIAIFTFVKPVGDFVRRNLFVYYVSYAVFLGTYLTLACCQGPRRRFPWNIILLTLFTLAMGFMTGTISSVYETKAVIIAMIITAVVSISVTIFCFQTKVDFTSCTGLFCVLGIVMMVTGIVTAIVLSFKYIYWLHMVYAALGAICFTLFLAYDTQLVLGNRKHTISPEDYITGALQIYTDIIYIFTFVLQLVGDRN, from the exons ATGTCCAGCCCCAGTGCCCCCCCTCCGTATGAGGACCGCAACCCTCTGTACCCTGGCCCTCCGCCCCAGGGGGGCTACGGGCAGCCGTCTGTCCTGCCTGGTGGCTACCCGGCCTACCCGGCCTACCCACAGCCTGGCTACGGTCACCCTGCTGGCTATCCACAGCCTATGCCCCCCATCCACCCGATGCCCATGAACTACG GCCCAGGCCAGGGCTATGATGCGGAAGAGAGAGCAGTGAGTGAAAGCTTCGGGCCTGGAGAATGGGATGACAGGAAAGTCCGACACACTTTCATCCGAAAG GTTTACAGCATCATCTCCATCCAGCTGCTCATCACGGTGGCCATCATCGCTATCTTCACCTTTGT GAAACCAGTTGGCGATTTCGTGAGGAGAAACCTGTTTGTCTACTATGTGTCCTA tgctGTCTTCCTGGGCACCTATCTGACCCTCGCCTGCTGCCAGGGACCCAG ACGCCGTTTCCCATGGAATATCATCCTGCTGACCCTCTTT aCTCTTGCCATGGGCTTCATGACGGGCACCATTTCCAG TGTGTATGAAACCAAAGCCGTCATCATTGCAATGATCATCACTGCCGTGGTGTCCATTTCGGTCACCATCTTCTGCTTCCAGACCAAG GTGGACTTCACCTCGTGCACAGGCCTCTTCTGTGTCCTGGGAATTGTGATGATGGTGACTGGGATTGTCACCGCCATTGTGCTGTCCTTCAAATAT atTTACTGGCTCCACATGGTCTATGCTGCTCTGGGGGCCATTTGCTTCACCTTG TTCCTGGCTTACGACACGCAGCTGGTCCTGGGAAACCGAAAGCACACCATCAGCCCGGAGGACTACATCACTGGCGCCCTGCAGATCTACACTGACATCATCTACATTTTCACCTTTGTGCTGCAGCTGGTGGGGGACCGCAATTAA
- the LOC125911198 gene encoding probable hydrolase PNKD, translating into MAAVVAATALKGRGARNARVLRGILSGATANKASQNRTRALQSHSSPECKEEPEPLSPELEYIPRKRGKNPMKAVGLAWAIGFPCGVLLFILTKREVDKDRLKQMKARQNMRASNTGEYESQRFRASSQHAPSPEAGSGVQA; encoded by the exons ATGGCGGCGGTGGTAGCTGCTACGGCGCTGAAGGGCCGGGGGGCGAGAAATGCCCGCGTCCTCCGGG GGATCCTCTCAGGAGCCACAGCTAACAAGGCGTCCCAGAACAGGACCCGGGCGCTGCAAAGCCACAGCTCCCCAGAGTGCAAGGAGGAGCCTGAGCCCCTATCCCCTGAGCTGGAATACATTCCCAGAAAGAGGGGCAAGAACCCCATGAAAGCTGTGGGACTAGCCTG GGCCATCGGCTTCCCCTGTGGTGtcctcctcttcatcctcacCAAGCGGGAAGTGGACAAGGACCGTTTGAAGCAGATGAAGGCTCGGCAGAACATGCGGGCATCCAACACGGGCGAGTATGAGAGCCAGAGGTTCAGGGCCTCCTCCCAACATGCCCCGTCTCCTGAAGCCGGGTCGGGGGTGCAAGCCTGA